The DNA window CCCTATTTCCGCCCCTTCATGCTCGCCCATCCGCTCGAGGACACGCGCGTCGATTTGACCGACTACGCCGCCGAATGGAAGTGGGACGGCATCCGCGTGCAGATCGTCGGGACCGGAGGCGCGGTAAAGCTCTACAGCCGGGGCGGCGAAGAGATCAGCGACTCCTTTCCGGATATTGCCGGCGCGTTCGATGCCGATGCGGTGGTGGATGGAGAGCTGCTCGTGCGCGGCGATGTGCAGGGCGGCCAGGCGGCCAGTTTCAACGCCCTGCAACAGCGCCTCGGCCGCAAGACGGTGACAGCAAAGATGCTGCGCGATTCGCCTGCTTTCGTGCGGCTGTACGATATCCTGATCGAGGGCGACGATGATTTGCGCCCGCTGCCCTGGAGCGAGCGGCGGGAGCGGTTGGAGGCGTTCGTTCCGAAACTGGACCAAAGCCGTTTCGACATCAGTCAGCTGGTCCCCTCGGACAGCTACGATGACCTGGCAGACGTCCGCGAAGGCGCGCGCGACGCCGCGATCGAGGGCGTGATGCTGAAGCGCAAGGACAGCCCCTATATCGCGGGGCGCAAGACCGGGCTGTGGTACAAGTGGAAGCGCGATCCGCTCGTCGCCGATTGCGTGATGATGTACGCTCAGCGCGGCTCGGGCAAGCGCAGCTCTTTCTACTCCGACTACACCTTTGGTTGCTGGACGGAGGATGAAGAACTGCTGCCGGTCGGCAAGGCCTATTCGGGCTTCACCGACGAGGAGCTGAAGATGCTGGACCGCTTCGTGCGCCAGAACACGGTCAACCGCTTCGGACCGGTGCGCGAGGTGGAGAAGACGCTGGTTCTGGAGGTGGCATTCGATTCGATCCATGACAGCAAACGGCATAAATCCGGCCTTGCCATGCGATTCCCGCGCATATCGCGGATCCGGAAGGATAAGCCAGCCGATGAGGCAGATCGGATCGCCACGCTGAAGGCGATGATTACCTAAGCAGGAGCGATTTCCGCCGCCCAGGCATAACCGCCATAGAGACGGGTAAAGTCGACGTCATGACCGTCCCGATAGTAACGATCGACCAGCTCCGGTAGCTCGGCACGTGGCGCCACATGGAAGCGCGCGAGCCACGCATGCAGCCCGCTACGAAACAGCTTCGGTAGGCGCTCCTGCTGTCCGAAATCGACGACATGAAGGCATCCGTCAGGGCTCAGCACATCGACGCCCTGACCGATTGCGGCGCGCCAGTCCGGGATCATCGAGAGGGCGTAGCTGATATATGCGCGGTCCATCTTTGCGACGCCGAACAATGCCTGCGCATCAAATGCGGTGGCATCGGCACGCGCGAGCGTTACCCGGTTCTCCAATCCCGCCCGGCGTACCGCTAGGCGGGCGCTGATAAGCATCTCCTCGCTGATATCGAGGCCAAAGAAATGCACGTCGGGATAGGCCCGCGCGGCGGCCACCAGATTGCGTCCCGTCCCGCACGCGATCTCCAGCACGCTGCCGCCGCGGGGGGGTTGCAGACGCTCGATCAAACGATCGCGGCCGAGGAGGTAGTATTTCCTCGTCAGGTCATAAATGTGGCGCTGCACCTTGTAGATCGCGTCCATCTGCTCAGCATGAGTGGTCATGAAATGGGGCCTGTCGGTTGAATATGGCGCGCGTCGAAAGGCGCTGACCTTCACTTCAGCACGTAGAGGTGTACACCTCCGTAGATCGAACTGCGGTCTCGCTTCGTGAAGTCCTTCGAGGCTTCTCCGCGATAGTCCCAGCGCGACAACAATGCGTCCGGCAAACGTCCCGGCAGCAGGCTCTCCTCCGCCGCCGTGCGAAACAGCACGCGCGCGCCAGGTCGTGCGGTCCGCGTGATCTCCGTCCACAGTTCGGTCAACTGCGTGTCGCTCATCCAATCCTGCGCGTCGAGCAGGATGTAACGGTCATGGCTCTGATCATCGGATGACGCCAGATGTTCGGTCATGCTGATGTGTTGAACGGTAACGCGGTCGGCGCGCCCGCGGACCGCCTCGAAATTCGTTTCCTGCAAATAAGGTGGCAATGGTGCGTCGTCAGCCTTGCCATAGCCACGGCCGAAGGCCTGCCAGGCGAAATAATTGTCTTCCAATGCGAAATCGCACGCCAGCTTTTCGAGCCGCGCGCGCAGCACATCGGACATCTTGGCGTCACCCGCCAGCGCTTCGAACTGGGCCGGGGGGATGCCGAGCCCGAAGAGGGAAGCCGGTTGATCGGTCAGCCAGCGGATGAAGCGCTTGTCGAAGATGGGCGCCAGGCGCTTCTCGAAGATTGCGCGCTGCTCCTCGATATCCTTCGCCTCGAGCAATTCCTTGGGATCGATCCGGTAAAGCTTGGCGACGAGGTGCGCCATGCCGATGAACCCGCCGAGCAAGCCGCGCTTGTAGACGCCGCGCGCGAAGCCGCGAATGCGGCGACGCCCGGTTAGATCGCGCCCTTCCCAATAAGCCCGGCTGGTTTCGTCCAAATACGGGCGAACATGAGCCTCGTATGCCGCAATATTTTCCTTGCGATCAGCCTCCGCGAAAAAGCGCCGGAAGGCGGCGTAATCGGGTAAGTGTTGTGCGGCTGCGAGCTTCAGCCGCCCCAGCGCAACATGGGCTGTGTTGAGATCAACCGCGTCGATCGCCGCCGAGTCTGCGGTGAGATAGGACAAGACATTGCAGCCGCCGCTGGCGATAGTGGCGACGCGGTGACCAGGCTTGATCGCCAGGGCCTCCATGTCGACCACCGGGTCTTCCCAGATCTGCGCGTAGACAAGGCCCTTGAATGCAAAGGCGAAGGCGCGATCCCACAGCTTTCCGCCCCCGTCATGCCCGAGAACAGCCTGCTCGATCTTGCGATTTTTCTCGGCCATTCGAATTTCCGTTCAGGAGTTTAGCGATCGAAGATCAGATGTCTTCGGAGGACCGGGTGAGGGCTCTCAATCCGCCGAGGACGCGCGATCGCGCATTATGGCGCTAGGATTACGCGATCATGACGCCGGCAGGCCGGTCATGCGCGCAAAAATCGCTGGATCGACATTCCCACCGGACAAGGTGACTGCGGTTCGATCCGTCGGCGCAACCTTGCCAGACAGCACCGACGCCAATGCCACAGCACCGCCCGGTTCCAATCGCCTGCTCAGCTTTTCAAATGCCAGCTTCATGGCGGCAGCCACTTCCCCCTCGGTCACCGCCACACCGACGGCACCGCGATCGCGAAGAATATCGAAGGTGATCGGTGAGACCTTGAGCGTTTGCAGGGCATCGCAAGCGGTGGGCGGCGGGTTGGGTCCAACCGGCTCGATGACGCCATGGCGCAAAGACGCCCCCATATCATCCCAGCCCACCGGCTCCACGATGACGATCCGCGCATCCGGATTGGCGAGCGTGATGCCCGCAGACAGACCGCCGCCCCCGCAGCAGGTGACGATCTGATCCGGTGCGTAACCCGCCCCATCCAGCAATTGCTGCCGGATTTCGTGCCCGCAACTGCCCTGCCCCTCAACGATCCACGGATCGGCGAAACTCGGGATCAGCACGGCACCGGACTCAGCCGCGATTCCGGCCGCAATTTCTTCGCGCGATTCGGTGGAACGGTCGTAAAAGATAATCTCGGCGCCGAGCTTCCGTGTGCCGTTCACCTTGGCGGCAGGCGCATCGGACGGCATAACGATGGTGGCGGATACGTCGCGCTTGCGGGCCGCCCAGGCTACCCCTTGCGCGTGATTTCCGCTGGAGAAGGCGACGACGCCTCGCGCCGCCTGCTGCTCCGTCAGATCGGCGATACGGTGAATGCCGCCGCGGATCTTGAACGCGCCTACAGGCTGATCGCATTCTGCCTTGCACCAGATCGTGATCCCGTCGATCTCCAGCGGAAGGAGCGGCGTCGGAGGTAGCAGCGCCGCCACGCGCTCAGCGGCCAGCGCCACGCCTTCGGAACTGGGCTTGCGGTCGGGATCGTCTTGTCCGGTCATGGACACGGGCTATATGCGATGCCCGAACCTTCCCCAACCCCAATCGCGGAGAGCATAAGGCATGAGCACAGTTCTGGTAATCGGCGCAGGCGGCGTCGGCTCGGTCGCGGTCCACAAGATGGCGATGAACAGCGATATCTTCACCAAGATCGCGCTCGCCAGCCGCACGAAATCGAAATGTGACGCCATTGCCGCTTCGGTGAAGGAACGTACCGGCGTCGACATTGCCACCTATCAGATCGATGCGGACGACGTGCCTGCCACCGCCGCGTTGATCCGCGAGGTGCAGCCCAAACTGGTCGTCAATCTGGCGCTGCCTTATCAGGACCTCAACATCATGGATGCCTGCCTGGAAACGGGCGTGCACTATATGGACACGGCGAATTACGAACCGCGCGACCAGGCGAAGTTCGAATATCACTGGCAATGGGCCTATCAGGACCGGTTCAAGGACGCAGGCCTGATGGCGCTGCTCGGCTCCGGCTTCGATCCGGGCGTTACCAGCGTGTTCGCGGCATGGCTGAAGAAGCACAAGCTCGACACGATCGAGCAGCTCGACATCCTGGATTGCAATGGTGGCGACCATGGCCAGGCTTTCGCCACCAACTTCAACCCGGAGATCAATATCCGCGAGGTGACTTCGCCCGCCCGCCATTGGGAGAATGGTGAATTTGTAGAGACGCCTGCGATGCAGGTCTCACAAAAGTTCGAGTTTGAGGGCGTGGGCGAAAAAACCATGTACATGATGTATCATGAGGAGTTGGAAAGCCTCGCCAAGTTTCTGCCCGAACTGAAGCGCGCGCGTTTCTGGATGACCTTCGGTGAAGAGTATATCAAGCATCTCACCGTCCTTCAGAATGTCGGCATGACGCGGATTGATCCGGTCCTGTACGAGGGCAAGGAGATCGTGCCGCTGCAATTCCTGAAGGCCGTACTGCCCGAACCGTCCAGTCTGGGCGAGACCACCAAGGGAAAAACCAATATCGGCGATATCGCCACGGGCATCGCCAAGGATGGTGAGCGGCGCACCTTCTACATCAACAATATCTGCGATCATGAAGACGCCTATGCCGAGACCGGCAATCAGGCCGTGAGCTACACCACGGGGGTGCCCGCGATGATCGGCGCGGCCATGATCCTGACCGGCAAATGGTCCGGCGACGGTGTGTTCAACATGGAAGAATTCGATCCCGATCCCTTCATGGACATGCTGAACGAGCACGGTTTGCCCTGGCAGGTGAAGGAACTGGACGGCGCGGTAGAGTTCTGAGCGCCGGGCAAACTCACAGCCATTCTAGGTCGCCCTTAGGGCAACAAAACAGTTCGGAGCCGTCCAGTCACTCCGGACTGTTTTGCGCGTGATAGCACTGACAAGTGGCGTTAATGCCCCGCCTTCGGCACCCGCCGCGCATAGGCAGAAGCCGCCGTCACGCCGAGCGATAATGTCAGCACGAAAAAGCAGCTTCCGGTCCATCCGGCAAATTCGTAGGCAGCGGTCCCTGCCCAGCTGCCGATACCGCCACCGATGAACATCAGCATGATATAGATCGTCATCAACCGCGTGCGGATCGACGGTTCCTCGATCAGGAACGTCGCCCGTCCGCAGATGTCGATGATCGGACCAGCGCCTGTCATGACCAGCAGGGGAATGGCGAGGAGGAACAGGTTGCCGCCGCCCAGAAACAGCAACCCGACCGCGCAAAGCTGCACCACAGCGACGATGAGACGCGCCTTTCGCGGCCCCACCCGGTCCGTCCATTTCCCCAAGGGCGGTGTGATTGCCAGATTGACGATCGAAATACCGGCAAGATAACCAACAATATCGACGCCATAGCCGATGTCCGGAAGATAAAGCCCGATCGCGAGCCATACCGACAGGAAGATCCCGAAGTTCATCCCCTGGATCGCGCCCGACAGGAGAACGTGCGGATGCCCGCGCATGAGCTTCAGCGTTGAGCCGAGGAGGGCCGCATAAGTCACCTCGTCTTCGGCCGCGCGCAGCGGCTTCGGCTCTCGCATCAGCCAGGGCAACGCCACCGAAGTAATCGCGAGCAATCCCGCTGCGATCCAGTAGACCGGTCGCCAGCCCCAATATTCGCCGATCAACCCCGCGCCCACGCGGGCAAGCAGGATGCCGAAGACGACACCTGTCGTGACGATCGCGATCGCGTGGCCGAGCTGCGCAGGATCGACGCGCTTCGAAACATAGGCGGGGATAAGATAGGGGGTGATGGTGAACAGCCCCAGGATCGTGGAGGCCGCGGTGAACAGCGCAAAATCCTTGGCCAGGGCCATACAGGCGATCGCGGCGAACTGGCCGACGGTAAACACGGCTGCCAGGCGCGAGTTGCGCACTCGGTCGCCGAGCGGCAGAAACAGGAAAATGCCGATGGCCAGTGCGATTTGGTTGAGCGCCGGTACGGCGCCGATCATCGCATGGCTCACCCCAAAACTGTCCGCCACCGGCGCCACGATCGGGTGAATGTAATAGGCGTTCGCCACCACCACCGCGGTCGCCAAAGCCAGGGCGTAAAGCTGTGGCCGTGTCAAATAAACGGTGTCTTCGGACAAAGCAGGTTTCCTTTGGCGTGGGCGGCGCAGCAAGTCTATGACGCCGCCCTATGGAGCCCAAGATGATGAACACGCAAGCCGGCGATCCCGGCGCCTTTACCCAATTCGACCTAAGCCGCGTGCCCTCCCCCTCCTTTGTGGTGGATGCGGCCAAGCTGCGCGCGAACCTGGAAATTCTGGCCGAGGTGAAACAGCGATCGGGCGCAAAGATCCTGTCCGCGCTGAAAGCATTCTCGATGTGGGAAGTCGCCCCGCTGATCGGCGAATATCTGGACGGCGTCGCCACCAGCGGCCTTTGGGAAGCACGCCTCGCCTTCGACAAATATGAAGGTGAGATCGCGACCTATTCGCCTGCATTCAAGGCCGAAGACCTTGCCGAAATCGCAGCGATTAGCGACCACATCATCTTCAACTCGCCTTCCCAGATTGCCCGCCATTCCAAGGCGATCATCGGTCTGCGCGACGGCGGTGAGCAGTTCGATATCGGTCTGCGCATCAATCCGATGCACCGGGAGGGCGAAGTCGAGAAATATGATCCTTGCCAACCGCATAGCCGCCTCGGCTTCCCGGTCGATCAGCTGACCGAGGCCCATCTGGAGCCGGTCGACGGCCTTCATTTCCACAGTCTGTGCGAACAGGGATTCGAACCGCTCTATCGTACCTGGGAAGCGATCGTTCCCTATATCGAACCGTTCATCGACGACCTCAAATGGCTGAATTTCGGCGGTGGACATCATATCACCCGCGACGATTACGACCGCGAAGAGCTGATCGCGTTCCTCGACGATGTCGCCGAAACCACCGGCTGCGAAGTCTATTTGGAGCCTGGCGAAGCCATCGCACTCGATGCCGGCATCCTGGTGGGCGAACTGCTCGATGTGATCGACAACGGCATGCCCGTCGGCATCACCGATATTAGCGCAACCTGCCACATGCCCGATGTGATCGAGGCGCCTTATCGGCCCGCTATGCTCGGCGAACCGCGCGAGGGACCGGTCATCCGCTTGGGAGGCCCCTCTTGCCTCGCTGGAGACATTATCGGCGATTATCGGCTTCCCGGGCCGATGGAGCCCGGCATGCGCTTCGCTTTCCTGGACCAGGCCCATTATTCGATGGTCAAAACGACCACGTTCAACGGCGTGCCGCTGCCATCGATCTGGCTGTGGGATAGCGAAACCGACGAGCTGCGTGAGGTGCGCCGGTTTGACTGGACCACCTTCCGCGACCGCCTGAGTTGACGGGGCATTCTTCCGTAGAAGGCCTCTCTTCCGCGACGAATGTCGGAACGATCGGTCCGGGGCGTCCGTTCATTTCGGGCTATGCCGTTCATCCATACCGAAACCACTTTACAGCGCCCCGGCGCGTCCATATATCGCGCCTCCGCTGCCCCATGGGACCTTCCATACCGCAAGGCAGCTTCGACTGAATCTAATCCTTTGGGGGTCCCTTGAATTGCACGAATTTCCTGACGCTCTCGCTGTAGTTCAGGCCACCGCGCCCGACGAACCCGTGACGCTGGTCCGCCCCCATGCGGCGGAGCGCGCCGCGCGTTTTTTCACGGAAAACTTCCGTGGCAAGACGCTCTATGCCGTGAAGGCCAATCCTTCGCCGGCCTTACTGCGCACGCTGTGGCGCGCGGGCGTGACCCATTATGACGTGGCCTCGATCGCGGAAGTGCGCGCCGCGCGTTCGGCGCTGCCGCAAGCGAAACTGTGCTTCATGCACCCGGTCAAGGCCGAGAGCGCAATCCGCGAAGCTTATGAGCGCCACGGTGTGCGCACCTTCTCGCTCGACAGCCATGAAGAGCTGGAAAAGATCCTGCGCGCGACTGACAACGCCGCCGACTTGGATCTGTTCGTGCGCATCCGCGTTCCCAGCGATCATGCCCAGTTGAGCCTCGCTGCGAAGTTCGGCGCGCAACCGCATGAAACTGCGAAGCTCCTGATGGCAACGCGCCAGGCCGCGGACGGTTTGGGCATTTGCTTCCACGTCGGCAGTCAGGCGATGACACCGCATGCCTATGTGACGGCTCTGGAGCGCGTGCGCGCCGCGATCGTCGAGGCTTCGGTGCTGGTAGATTACATCGATGTTGGCGGCGGTTTCCCGTCGATCTATCCAGGGCTCGAGCCTCCGGCCATGGAGCAATATTTCGAGACGATCTACCGCGCCTATTGGGATCTTCCGATCAGCTACTCGGCCGAACTATGGTGCGAACCGGGCCGGGCATTGTGTGCCGAATATAACTCGCTAATCGTGAAGGTGGAGCGCCGCCGCGGTCAGGAACTCTACATCAACGACGGTGCCTATGGCGCGCTGTTCGACGCCGCGCATATCGGCTGGCGTTTCCCGGTGCAGTTGCTGCGTCAGGGCGGCGAAGAGGCACCGCTGGCAGAATACAGCTTCTACGGCCCGACCTGCGATGATCTGGACCATATGACCGGTCCCTTCCTTCTGCCGGAGGACGTGAAGGTAGGCGATTATATCGAAATCGGCATGCTCGGCGCCTATGGCTCGGCCATGCGGACGCAGTTCAACGGCTTCGGCACCAGCGGATGCCATGTGGTAACCGACGAACCGATGGCTAGCCTGTACACTGGCCAAAAGTCGCCCGAACCCGCCGACAACGTCTTCGCTATCGGCAAACGCTAGCCATTTGTCCTTCCCCGTGCTTCACGGGGAAGGACCTATCGTGGCTTGAGTGCCACGCTCATCCGCGATTGACGCTGCGGCGTCCCTCGCCCAGTCTCCCTTGCGTGAAACAGGGAGAAAAACATGCTCGATACCGCCATTCTTGCGCCCGGCGCAGTGCTCATCTGCTGGACGCTGGTGATGCTACTCTGGATGGTCGCCACGCGGTTTCCCGCCATGGCGAAAGCTAAGATCGATCTCTCAGCGCGCGCGGGCGGCCGTGGGCAGGATCTGGACGGCGTCATCGATGATCGCACGCAATGGAAGGCGCATAATTACAATCACCTTCTGGAACAGCCCGTACTCTTCTATGCAGTGATTGTGATCCTCAGCCTTGCCGGAGGCGTGAATGATCTCAGCGTCGGGCTGGCCTGGGGGTATGTTGGCCTGCGCGTCCTGCACAGTGTTTGGCAGGCGACGGTCAATAAGGTGCCGGTGCGTTTCGTGCTGTTCTTTCTTTCGACCCTCTGCCTGATCGGCCTGGCCGTTATCGCGCTATTCCAGACGATTTAGCGCTCGAAAGTTCCAACCAGCTCGACATGGGTGGACCAGCGAAACTGGCCCACCGGCGTTACTCTGCGCAGCCGATAGCCCCCCGCTACGAGCCGCGCAGCATCTTTCGCAAAACTTGCCGGATTGCAGCTGACATAGGCGATATGCGGGGTCTTCGCCTCGGCGAGACGGATGGATTGTTCCCGCGCACCGGCCCGCGGCGGATCGAGGATCACCGCTTCGAACCGGTCCAGTTCCGCGGTCTCCAGCGGACGGCGAAACAGATCGCGATGCTCGCACACGGCATGAAGCCGCGCTGCATTTGCACCGGCCTTCAGGCTTTCCACCAAGGCACGCTCGCCCTCTGCGGCGTACACGCGCCTTCCCTGCCCCAACGAAAGCGCAAAGGTGCCGAGCCCGGCGAACAGATCGGCAATTGTTGCAGCATCGCCGATGCCTCCCCGCGCAGCTTCGATCAGCGCGGCCTCCCCATCTGCCGTTGCCTGCAAGAAAGCGCCCGGCGGCAACGGTACCGCAATACCACCAAAGCTGATCGTAACCGGGCGCGGCTCCCAGCGCGGTTCGGGACCGTAGCCATCGTCCAGGCTGAGACGTGCGAGACCATGCTGCTCGGCAAAATCGATGATGGCGTCATGGCCCTCAAGACCTTCGAACCGCGCGCCCTTGATCGCCACGTCGACGCCCTGATCGACAATCGCCAGCGTTATTTCTGCCGCGCCGCCCTTGGCCAATCGATTGCCGAGAAGGGCGCGGAGCGGGGCCACCATTGCGAACAGTCGCGGATCGAGGACATGGCATTCGGACATGTCGATCACATGGTGACTGCGTTCTTTCGTAAAGCCGATGCGCGGCCCCTTGGGACCGTTGATGGCATGCAACACTGCGCGGCGACGGCTCTGCGGTGGAGAAAGATGAACCGGCGCTACATCGTCCGGAACAATCTCATTGGCTTCCAGCGCGTTGAGAACGCGGTCTCTGACAAAGTCTGCGATTGTCGCATCATCCAGATGCTGCAGCTGGCATCCCCCGCATTCGGGAAAATGCCGACACGGTGGCTCTTGATGGTGCGGACCGAAGTGGATCGTGCCGTCTGTATCGACGCGGTCTCCGGGTGCCGCCAGTGCCACATGGCGGCCGTCTTCGGTAAGCCCGTCGCCCAAAGCGGCGACGCGCAGAACGAGGCTGCCATCTACGCTCACTGGGCATCGCTGGCGCCGGCGCCCGACTGGATCCGCGCAGGCAGTTTGTAACGATCTTCGCCGGCGGTCACCTCGATCTCGTCATTGTCGAGCAGCCGGATTTCCGTATCGTCGAACCCGTCAGCCGCTATCAGCCCTCGTCCGTCGGTCACGATTTCGAAGCGCTGGAATCCGCCATCCGGATGTTGGATAATCAGGAGTTCGCGATCCGGCCCGGAAATACGATCGGTCGTACACTCTCGCGAAAAGGTCTCGGCACCGTCCAGCGCACAATCGATCCGTCCATTGTCTGCCTGCATCGCGCCCTGCTCTGCCTCAGCCTTAGCCAGCGTTTCGTTGTCCGGCTGTCCACTGCAGGCGGCGAGCAGAAATATGGAAATGATGGCAAGGGGACGGGTCATGACGTCGCTCGCTCTGGCGCGGACGCGGCATCATCGCAAGCTTCGATGCGCGGTTGTGCCGTCATGGTCCAAAATCCCGGCCAGTGATCGCCGAATTGCGCGCGCAGATCGTCCCGCGCCGTCGCGGCCGCATCGGCGCTATCGAACAGGGCGAAG is part of the Novosphingopyxis iocasae genome and encodes:
- a CDS encoding DUF3419 family protein produces the protein MAEKNRKIEQAVLGHDGGGKLWDRAFAFAFKGLVYAQIWEDPVVDMEALAIKPGHRVATIASGGCNVLSYLTADSAAIDAVDLNTAHVALGRLKLAAAQHLPDYAAFRRFFAEADRKENIAAYEAHVRPYLDETSRAYWEGRDLTGRRRIRGFARGVYKRGLLGGFIGMAHLVAKLYRIDPKELLEAKDIEEQRAIFEKRLAPIFDKRFIRWLTDQPASLFGLGIPPAQFEALAGDAKMSDVLRARLEKLACDFALEDNYFAWQAFGRGYGKADDAPLPPYLQETNFEAVRGRADRVTVQHISMTEHLASSDDQSHDRYILLDAQDWMSDTQLTELWTEITRTARPGARVLFRTAAEESLLPGRLPDALLSRWDYRGEASKDFTKRDRSSIYGGVHLYVLK
- a CDS encoding type III PLP-dependent enzyme — encoded protein: MHEFPDALAVVQATAPDEPVTLVRPHAAERAARFFTENFRGKTLYAVKANPSPALLRTLWRAGVTHYDVASIAEVRAARSALPQAKLCFMHPVKAESAIREAYERHGVRTFSLDSHEELEKILRATDNAADLDLFVRIRVPSDHAQLSLAAKFGAQPHETAKLLMATRQAADGLGICFHVGSQAMTPHAYVTALERVRAAIVEASVLVDYIDVGGGFPSIYPGLEPPAMEQYFETIYRAYWDLPISYSAELWCEPGRALCAEYNSLIVKVERRRGQELYINDGAYGALFDAAHIGWRFPVQLLRQGGEEAPLAEYSFYGPTCDDLDHMTGPFLLPEDVKVGDYIEIGMLGAYGSAMRTQFNGFGTSGCHVVTDEPMASLYTGQKSPEPADNVFAIGKR
- a CDS encoding class I SAM-dependent methyltransferase — encoded protein: MTTHAEQMDAIYKVQRHIYDLTRKYYLLGRDRLIERLQPPRGGSVLEIACGTGRNLVAAARAYPDVHFFGLDISEEMLISARLAVRRAGLENRVTLARADATAFDAQALFGVAKMDRAYISYALSMIPDWRAAIGQGVDVLSPDGCLHVVDFGQQERLPKLFRSGLHAWLARFHVAPRAELPELVDRYYRDGHDVDFTRLYGGYAWAAEIAPA
- a CDS encoding MAPEG family protein codes for the protein MLDTAILAPGAVLICWTLVMLLWMVATRFPAMAKAKIDLSARAGGRGQDLDGVIDDRTQWKAHNYNHLLEQPVLFYAVIVILSLAGGVNDLSVGLAWGYVGLRVLHSVWQATVNKVPVRFVLFFLSTLCLIGLAVIALFQTI
- a CDS encoding MFS transporter, whose product is MSEDTVYLTRPQLYALALATAVVVANAYYIHPIVAPVADSFGVSHAMIGAVPALNQIALAIGIFLFLPLGDRVRNSRLAAVFTVGQFAAIACMALAKDFALFTAASTILGLFTITPYLIPAYVSKRVDPAQLGHAIAIVTTGVVFGILLARVGAGLIGEYWGWRPVYWIAAGLLAITSVALPWLMREPKPLRAAEDEVTYAALLGSTLKLMRGHPHVLLSGAIQGMNFGIFLSVWLAIGLYLPDIGYGVDIVGYLAGISIVNLAITPPLGKWTDRVGPRKARLIVAVVQLCAVGLLFLGGGNLFLLAIPLLVMTGAGPIIDICGRATFLIEEPSIRTRLMTIYIMLMFIGGGIGSWAGTAAYEFAGWTGSCFFVLTLSLGVTAASAYARRVPKAGH
- a CDS encoding carboxynorspermidine decarboxylase, which translates into the protein MNTQAGDPGAFTQFDLSRVPSPSFVVDAAKLRANLEILAEVKQRSGAKILSALKAFSMWEVAPLIGEYLDGVATSGLWEARLAFDKYEGEIATYSPAFKAEDLAEIAAISDHIIFNSPSQIARHSKAIIGLRDGGEQFDIGLRINPMHREGEVEKYDPCQPHSRLGFPVDQLTEAHLEPVDGLHFHSLCEQGFEPLYRTWEAIVPYIEPFIDDLKWLNFGGGHHITRDDYDREELIAFLDDVAETTGCEVYLEPGEAIALDAGILVGELLDVIDNGMPVGITDISATCHMPDVIEAPYRPAMLGEPREGPVIRLGGPSCLAGDIIGDYRLPGPMEPGMRFAFLDQAHYSMVKTTTFNGVPLPSIWLWDSETDELREVRRFDWTTFRDRLS
- a CDS encoding saccharopine dehydrogenase family protein encodes the protein MSTVLVIGAGGVGSVAVHKMAMNSDIFTKIALASRTKSKCDAIAASVKERTGVDIATYQIDADDVPATAALIREVQPKLVVNLALPYQDLNIMDACLETGVHYMDTANYEPRDQAKFEYHWQWAYQDRFKDAGLMALLGSGFDPGVTSVFAAWLKKHKLDTIEQLDILDCNGGDHGQAFATNFNPEINIREVTSPARHWENGEFVETPAMQVSQKFEFEGVGEKTMYMMYHEELESLAKFLPELKRARFWMTFGEEYIKHLTVLQNVGMTRIDPVLYEGKEIVPLQFLKAVLPEPSSLGETTKGKTNIGDIATGIAKDGERRTFYINNICDHEDAYAETGNQAVSYTTGVPAMIGAAMILTGKWSGDGVFNMEEFDPDPFMDMLNEHGLPWQVKELDGAVEF
- a CDS encoding cisplatin damage response ATP-dependent DNA ligase → MQAFAELIDRLIYTRSRNAKLTLIADYLVATPDPDRGWALAALTGDLDLKAVKSSQIRAMADGRFDPLLFRMSRDYVGDTAETVALMWSEPEGGMREQDNLSISAVVDQLGATTRAKAPELLASMMDRLDANGRYALLKLASGGMRVGVSARLAKTAVAQGFGLDVDDVEEVWHALSPPYAELFAWGEGKAERPDPEGTPYFRPFMLAHPLEDTRVDLTDYAAEWKWDGIRVQIVGTGGAVKLYSRGGEEISDSFPDIAGAFDADAVVDGELLVRGDVQGGQAASFNALQQRLGRKTVTAKMLRDSPAFVRLYDILIEGDDDLRPLPWSERRERLEAFVPKLDQSRFDISQLVPSDSYDDLADVREGARDAAIEGVMLKRKDSPYIAGRKTGLWYKWKRDPLVADCVMMYAQRGSGKRSSFYSDYTFGCWTEDEELLPVGKAYSGFTDEELKMLDRFVRQNTVNRFGPVREVEKTLVLEVAFDSIHDSKRHKSGLAMRFPRISRIRKDKPADEADRIATLKAMIT
- a CDS encoding threonine ammonia-lyase, with the translated sequence MTGQDDPDRKPSSEGVALAAERVAALLPPTPLLPLEIDGITIWCKAECDQPVGAFKIRGGIHRIADLTEQQAARGVVAFSSGNHAQGVAWAARKRDVSATIVMPSDAPAAKVNGTRKLGAEIIFYDRSTESREEIAAGIAAESGAVLIPSFADPWIVEGQGSCGHEIRQQLLDGAGYAPDQIVTCCGGGGLSAGITLANPDARIVIVEPVGWDDMGASLRHGVIEPVGPNPPPTACDALQTLKVSPITFDILRDRGAVGVAVTEGEVAAAMKLAFEKLSRRLEPGGAVALASVLSGKVAPTDRTAVTLSGGNVDPAIFARMTGLPAS
- a CDS encoding class I SAM-dependent RNA methyltransferase, which gives rise to MSVDGSLVLRVAALGDGLTEDGRHVALAAPGDRVDTDGTIHFGPHHQEPPCRHFPECGGCQLQHLDDATIADFVRDRVLNALEANEIVPDDVAPVHLSPPQSRRRAVLHAINGPKGPRIGFTKERSHHVIDMSECHVLDPRLFAMVAPLRALLGNRLAKGGAAEITLAIVDQGVDVAIKGARFEGLEGHDAIIDFAEQHGLARLSLDDGYGPEPRWEPRPVTISFGGIAVPLPPGAFLQATADGEAALIEAARGGIGDAATIADLFAGLGTFALSLGQGRRVYAAEGERALVESLKAGANAARLHAVCEHRDLFRRPLETAELDRFEAVILDPPRAGAREQSIRLAEAKTPHIAYVSCNPASFAKDAARLVAGGYRLRRVTPVGQFRWSTHVELVGTFER